In Helianthus annuus cultivar XRQ/B chromosome 3, HanXRQr2.0-SUNRISE, whole genome shotgun sequence, a single window of DNA contains:
- the LOC110925807 gene encoding uncharacterized protein At2g24330 — protein sequence MAEEKAGKEVDVEKKTPKRGFWSRVWNGLFRSHGDDFEKRLQYICNKEATLIARMKRRSSRWRVIARDLIILSVFLEVMALAYAIVTTRTVELDWQMRALRVLPIFLLPVLASSLYWALFSFTRMRDNWDQKTIDRLRAERQEKIDELKERTNYYITQQLIQKYDPDPAAKAAAASVLASKLGADSGLKLLLADNFQQHYSEATCKSHDADPTKSSGLRKRNTSETASKGGNDTEMSQYGESDTASEVYPHNQVFVEHHRPSPVSQDGGWLARLAQLLVGEDPSQSYALICGNCHMHNGLARKEDFPFITYYCPRCHALNRPRNSNPSSPSTSTIGATSPTIEGLDSIGPSSLSMKVSPIGSPLGDTMSGKASATGSPVGDTVHVSEKVSAASSPVGEVEVSDKEVAE from the exons ATGGCTGAAGAGAAAGCGGGAAAGGAAGTTGATGTGGAGAAGAAGACCCCGAAGAGGGGGTTTTGGTCTCGAGTTTGGAACGGATTGTTTCGGTCGCATGGTGATGATTTTGAGAAGAGGTTGCAATATATATGTAACAAAGAGGCCACTTTGATTGCTAGAATGAAGAGGAGGTCATCCCGTTGGAGGGTGATAGCGCGGGATTTGATCATTCTTTCGGTGTTTCTCGAG GTCATGGCATTGGCATATGCTATAGTTACAACAAGAACTGTGGAGTTAGACTGGCAAATGAGGGCGTTACGAGTTCTACCAATATTTCTTTTGCCTGTCTTAGCATCGTCTTTGTACTGGGCACTTTTTAGCTTCACAAGAATGC GCGATAACTGGGATCAGAAAACTATCGACAGGCTTCGCGCTGAACGACAAGAAAAAATTGACGAACTTAAAGAACGGACCAATTATTATATAACTCAACAACTCATTCAG AAATATGACCCTGATCCAGCAGCCAAGGCAGCCGCTGCCTCCGTACTCGCGTCAAAACTGGGTGCAGATTCGGGCCTAAAATTGTTGTTAGCAGATAATTTTCAGCAGCATTATTCCGAAGCTACGTGTAAGAGCCACGATGCTGACCCTACGAAATCTAGTGGTTTGCGGAAACGGAATACATCCGAAACCGCATCCAAGGGAGGCAATGACACGGAAATGAGTCAGTACGGCGAGAGTGACACCGCATCTGAGGTTTATCCACATAATCAAGTGTTTGTTGAGCATCATAGACCTTCACCCGTGTCTCAAGACGGCGGTTGGCTTGCTCGACTTGCACAATTGCTAGTGGGAGAGGACCCGTCACAATCTTACGCCCTTATATGCGGCAATTGCCATATGCATAACG GTCTTGCTAGGAAAGAGGATTTCCCGTTCATTACGTATTATTGTCCACGCTGTCATGCTTTGAATAGACCGAGGAACTCGAACCCGAGTTCTCCAAGTACCAGCACTATTGGTGCTACATCTCCAACGATCGAAGGTCTTGATTCGATTGGACCGAGTAGTTTGTCCATGAAAGTATCCCCTATCGGCAGTCCTTTGGGGGATACCATGAGTGGGAAAGCATCTGCTACCGGCAGTCCTGTGGGAGATACCGTGCACGTGAGTGAGAAAGTATCTGCTGCTAGCAGTCCTGTGGGTGAGGTGGAAGTGAGCGACAAAGAAGTCGCTGAATGA
- the LOC110920865 gene encoding transcription factor IIIA: MSEESIETTTNSVKMTEESIETTTDFPIFRDIRRYTCGFCGIVRSKKTIIQAHIQSHHQDEIKENEGNEEEEQEGGKMNVCEECGASFKKPAHLKQHMQSHSLERPFTCPMKDCKASYRRKDHLNRHLIQHQGKIFECPFETCKSKFSIQGNMTRHVREMHDESEDNSGDTNNDKQYTCSEPGCGKVFKYASKLKTHEESHVRLETIEAFCGEPGCKKYFTNKQCLKTHIQSCHQHIICEICGVKQLKKNMKRHLRTHEEDVSKERTKCSFDGCNLTFSTDSNLRQHIKASHLQEKPYVCSISGCGMSFSFKHVRDNHEKSGKHVYTVGDFVEADDEFQSRPRGGAKRKLPAMIDTLMRKRILPLSESDHIQGSEYISWFLGGGEED; this comes from the exons ATGAGCGAAGAAAGCATCGAAACCACAACAAATTCTGTGAAGATGACCGAAGAAAGCATCGAAACTACAACAGATTTTCCAATTTTCAGAGACATAAGACGTTACACTTGCGGATTCTGTGGAATTGTACGCTCTAAGAAGACTATTATTCAAGCTCACATTCAATCTCATCATCAG GATGAAATCAAAGAGAACGAAGGTAATGAAGAAGAGGAGCAAGAAGGGGGGAAGATGAATgtttgtgaagaatgtggagcTTCATTTAAAAAACCTGCGCACCTGAAGCAGCATATGCAAAGCCATTCACTTGAG AGACCCTTTACTTGTCCAATGAAAGACTGTAAGGCAAGTTACCGAAGAAAAGATCATCTGAATCGCCACCTCATCCAACACCAGGGTAAAATCTTTGAGTGCCCATTTGAAACTTGCAAAAGTAAATTTTCAATTCAAGGTAACATGACAAGACACGTGAGGGAAATGCATGATGAATCAGAGGATAACTCCGGTGACACAAACAATGACAAGCAGTACACATGTTCCGAACCCGGTTGCGGGAAAGTTTTCAAATACGCATCAAAGTTAAAAACACATGAAGAATCTCATG TTAGATTGGAAACAATTGAGGCATTTTGTGGGGAACCGGGCTGCAAGAAATATTTTACGAACAAGCAATGTCTTAAGACTCACATTCAGTCATGTCATCAGCATATTATTTGTGAGATTTGTGGAGTTAAACAACTTAAAAAGAATATGAAACGCCACCTTCGCACTCACGAGGAAGATGTATCCAAAGAGAGGACCAAATGCAGCTTCGATGGATGCAACCTAACTTTCTCAACT GATTCAAATCTAAGACAGCACATAAAAGCTTCCCATCTTCAAGAAAAACCGTACGTTTGCAGCATTTCCGGGTGTGGAATGAGCTTTTCATTTAAGCATGTGAGGGATAACCATGAGAAATCCGGGAAGCATGTTTACACAGTG GGAGATTTTGTTGAAGCTGATGATGAATTTCAATCAAGGCCAAGGGGTGGTGCTAAAAGGAAATTGCCAGCTATGATAGACACCCTTATGAGGAAGAGAATACTGCCGCTAAGTGAATCTGATCACATTCAAGGTTCTGAATACATCTCTTGGTTTCTTGGTGGTGGCGAAGAAGATTAA
- the LOC110926350 gene encoding protein DJ-1 homolog B produces MALRHLTPLSPFTNLTPRIPSFSLLSATTSRRNNRFSLSVMASASRKVLVPIANGTEPMEAVITIDVLRRAGADVTVASVEKELRVDACHGVKIVADALISDCVDTVFDLVSLPGGMPGATNLRDNNTLQNIVKKQASEGRLYAAVCASPAVALGSWGLLKGLKATCYPAFMEQLSSSATTVESRVQLDGHAITSRGPGTTMEYSVALVEQLFGKEKADEVSGPLLMRTKHDDQFIVTELNKVQWTCGSEPKILVPVADGSEEMEAIIIIDVLRRAKANVVVASVGDKLEILASRKVKLVADMLLDEAAKQSYDLIVLPGGLGGAQAFTNSETIVNLLKKQSESDRYYGAICASPALVLEPHGLLKGKKATAFPAMCEKLSDRSEAESRVVVDGKLITSRGPGTTFEFSLAIVEKFLGHEKALEIAKAMLVV; encoded by the exons ATGGCTTTACGCCACCTCACCCCTCTCTCTCCTTTCACAAACCTCACTCCCCGTATTCCGTCGTTCTCCCTCCTCTCCGCCACCACTTCCCGTCGTAACAACCGGTTTTCACTTTCAGTAATGGCGTCCGCATCACGAAAG GTGCTTGTTCCGATTGCTAACGGAACGGAGCCTATGGAAGCGGTTATCACTATCGATGTGCTCCGTAGAGCTGGCGCTGACGTCACCGTCGCTTCTGTTGAAAAGGAGCTCAGGGTTGATGCTTGTCACGGTGTTAAAATTGTAGCTGATGCTTTGATTTCTGACTGTGTTGACACTGTTTTTGATCTCGTTTCTCTTCCG GGAGGGATGCCAGGTGCAACTAATCTTAGAGACAATAACACGCTGCAGAACATCGTGAAAAAGCAAGCATCAGAAGGCCGTCTGTATGCTGCAGTATGTGCATCTCCTGCTGTTGCACTTGGCTCATGGGGCCTACTGAAGGGCTTAAAA GCAACTTGTTATCCAGCTTTCATGGAGCAGCTATCTTCCTCTGCAACCACTGTCGAGTCACGGGTCCAGCTGGATGGACACGCTATCACTAGTCGGGGCCCAGGAACCACCATGGAGTACTCTGTTGCATTGGTGGAGCAACTGTTCGGAAAAGAGAAAGCTGATGAAGTTTCTGGACCACTG TTGATGCGTACCAAACATGATGATCAGTTCATTGTTACCGAACTGAATAAGGTGCAATGGACATGTGGCTCTGAACCTAAG ATTCTAGTACCTGTTGCTGATGGATCGGAAGAAATGGAAGCTATTATAATAATCGATGTTCTTCGACGTGCCAAAGCCAACGTAGTGGTTGCATCAGTTGGTGATAAGCTCGAAATTTTGGCGTCTCGTAAAGTAAAGTTAGTTGCAGACATGCTTCTTGATGAGGCTGCTAAACAATCATATGATCTAATTGTGTTGCCG GGTGGACTTGGTGGGGCCCAGGCATTTACAAACTCGGAAACGATCGTAAATTTGCTTAAGAAACAGAGCGAGTCTGACAGATACTACGGAGCAATATGTGCATCCCCTGCTCTTGTACTGGAGCCCCATGGATTACTCAAG GGGAAAAAGGCGACTGCTTTCCCAGCAATGTGCGAAAAACTGTCGGATCGAAGTGAAGCTGAAAGCAGAGTGGTGGTTGATGGTAAACTTATCACTAGCAGAGGCCCAGGGACTACCTTTGAATTTTCATTGGCCATTGTAGAGAAGTTTCTGGGTCACGAGAAAGCGCTAGAGATTGCAAAGGCGATGCTTGTCGTTTAA